One Anthonomus grandis grandis chromosome 12, icAntGran1.3, whole genome shotgun sequence DNA window includes the following coding sequences:
- the LOC126742804 gene encoding sodium/potassium-transporting ATPase subunit alpha-like, whose product MPLFKKKVERKKSLSRKEISLARLENFRQEVVTDHHTAALSEICRRFNTDREKGLTVEQAAAVLAKTGPNILTPSHKTPEYIKFIRTLTHGFSLLLWIGAALCFTACLIRKLSQNETDTDNLILGIVLVVVVVVTGCFMYSQEHKSQKIMESFANMVPPKATVIRGGETMTVVSRDLVVGDLVDMKFGDRIPADVRIIQSQGFKVDNSALTGESEPQPRGTDCSSDNLLETKNFAFFSTNAVEGTAKGIVVATGDQTVMGRIAGLTARLQPNKTPIARELEHFMKIISVWACFLGVVFGSAALGMNYSWIEASLFLIGIIVANVPEGLLATVTVCLSVTAKRMAAKNCLVKNLEAVETLGSTSIICSDKTGTLTQNKMTVCHFWCNNKIMCADSTAEQNDAKGYNQVEGFMTLMRCATLCNRAEFLHGEENQPVLTRKVRGDASEEAILKFVELSKAHGSPTEFRQKNPKLLEIPFSSTTKYQISIHSMEDGYCLLVMKGAPERILARCSTICTEYGTKEMTDEIREQCDRACTELAEKGERVLGFADLVLDSSYTKDFKFCAEPANFPRKDLRFVGFMSLIDPPRPQVPDAVDRCRTAGIRVVMVTGDHPITAKAIAREVGIISCEEVIDAFNINTIETLPPNLKNKAIVIHGSALRDMNNDELDRILYNFKEIVFARTSPTQKLHIVEGCQRLGEIVAVTGDGVNDAPALKKADIGIAMGISGSEVSQQSADMILLDDNFASIITGVEEGRRIFDNLKKSIAYTLASNVPEILPFLAFVLLNIPLPLGVMAILCIDLLTDMLPAISLAYERAESDIMLRPPRNPRKDKLVTRKLYFLAYGHIGMVEAAGGFFVYFAIMAEHGFMPTKLFGLRSEWDSPFINDLLDSYGQEWTYEHRKELEYTCYTAFMISVVVTQWLDLIVCKTRINSIFKQGMGNMVLNISLVVETVVACMLSYLPSMHYLKFYPILFRWWCYSIPFALFIFLFDEFRKWRIRSNPDGWYRKETYY is encoded by the exons gtgaAATCTGTAGAAGATTTAACACCGATAGAGAAAAGGGCTTAACAGTAGAGCAAGCTGCCGCTGTGTTAGCGAAAACTGGTCCTAACATTCTGACCCCATCTCATAAGACTCCAGAATACATAAAATTCATTAGGACTCTAACACAtg GTTTCTCATTACTACTATGGATAGGAGCCGCACTATGCTTTACTGCTTGCCTGATAAGAAAACTTTCTCAAAACGAAACAGACACAGACAACTTAATTTTAGGAATCGTACTTGTAGTTGTAGTGGTAGTTACTGGTTGTTTTATGTATTCTCAAGAGCACAAAAGTCAAaag ATTATGGAATCATTTGCAAATATGGTCCCACCAAAAGCAACTGTGATAAGAGGAGGAGAAACGATGACTGTGGTGTCAAGAGATTTAGTCGTAGGTGACCTCGTAGACATGAAATTTGGAGATCGAATACCAGCTGACGTAAGAATTATACAAAGTCAAGGATTTAAA gtggATAACTCAGCATTAACAGGAGAGTCGGAGCCACAACCACGTGGAACAGACTGCAGTAGCGATAATCTTTTAGAAAcgaaaaattttgcatttttttcaacaaatgcAGTTGAAGGAACAGCGAAAg gtattgtGGTAGCCACGGGCGATCAAACAGTAATGGGACGCATTGCTGGACTTACTGCTCGTCTTCAACCGAATAAAACCCCAATAGCAAGAGAACTAgaacattttatgaaaattatttctgTTTGGGCTTGTTTCCTAGGAGTTGTATTTGGAAGTGCTGCTCTTGGTATGAATTACTCCTGGATAGAAGCCTCTCTATTTTTGATTGGTATTATCGTGGCAAATGTACCAGAGG gtCTTTTGGCAACGGTAACAGTTTGCCTTTCGGTAACAGCAAAACGAATGGCTGCAAAAAACTGTTTGGTTAAGAATCTGGAAGCCGTGGAAACCTTGGGTTCTACTTCGATTATTTGCTCTGACAAGACGGGTACTCTTACCCAAAACAAAATGACTGTATGCCATTTTTggtgcaataataaaataatgtgtgCAGATAGTACGGCTGAACAAAATGATGCTAAAGGATATAATCAAGTGGAAG GCTTTATGACATTAATGAGATGTGCTACGCTTTGTAATAGAGCAGAATTCTTGCATGGTGAAGAAAATCAGCCGGTTTTAACAAGAAAAGTCAGAGGGGATGCATCGGAggaagcaattttaaaatttgttgaattGAGTAAAGCTCATGGCAGTCCCACTgaatttagacaaaaaaatccaaagcTCCTAGAAATACCCTTTAGTTCAACAACGAAATACCAG ATCAGTATTCATTCTATGGAAGATGGTTATTGTCTTTTAGTAATGAAGGGTGCTCCAGAACGTATTTTAGCTAG GTGTTCTACTATTTGCACCGAATATGGCACTAAAGAAATGACAGATGAAATAAGAGAACAGTGTGATAGAGCTTGTACGGAATTGGCTGAAAAGGGGGAAAGAGTATTAGGGTTTGCTGATTTAGTCCTGGACAGTTCTTATaccaaagattttaaattttgtgcagAGCCAGCAAATTTTCCGAGAAAAGATCTCAGATTTGTTGGGTTTATGAGTCTTATTGATCCACCTAGACCTcag GTACCTGATGCCGTTGATAGATGTAGAACTGCTGGAATACGTGTTGTAATGGTCACAGGGGATCATCCT attactGCTAAAGCGATTGCTCGCGAAGTAGGAATAATTTCATGCGAAGAAGTAATTGAcgcttttaatataaatactatTGAAACTCTTcctccaaatttaaaaaataaagctatAGTTATTCATGGTTCAGCTCTTCGAGATATGAACAATGATGAATTAGACAGaattctatataattttaaggagATTGTATTCGCCAGAACATCGCCAACGCAAAAGCTACATATTGTTGAAGGATGCCAACGACTAGGagaaattg tTGCCGTCACTGGAGATGGAGTTAACGATGCCCCTGCTCTGAAAAAAGCTGATATTGGTATAGCTATGGGTATATCTGGTTCAGAAGTGTCCCAGCAATCTGCTGACATGATCTTGCTTGACGACAATTTCGCCTCTATTATTACCGGTGTAGAGGAAGGGCGAAGAATTTTTGATAATCTAAAGAAATCTATTGCATATACCTTGGCTTCCAATGTCCCTGAAATATTGCCATTTTTGGCTTTTGTACTTCTAAACATTCCACTTCCCCTAG GTGTTATGGCAATTCTGTGTATAGATTTGCTTACCGATATGTTGCCAGCCATTAGTCTTGCCTATGAAAGAGCTGAAAGCGATATTATGTTGCGCCCGCCAAGAAATCCCAGAAAAGACAAATTGGTTACCaggaaattatattttctagCTTATGGTCATATTGGTATGGTAGAGGCTGCCGGTGGGTTCTTTGTCTACTTCGCAATTATGGCCGAACATGGATTTATGCCTACAAAATTGTTCG GACTTCGATCAGAATGGGACTCACCCTTTATCAACGATTTACTAGATTCCTATGGACAAGAATGGACATACGAACACAGAAAAGAGTTAGAATACACTTGTTATACAGCTTTTATGATATCCGTAGTTGTGACTCAATGGCTGGATCTAATTGTTTGTAAAACCAGGATCAACTCAATTTTTAAACAAG GAATGGGAAATATGGTACTTAATATTAGTTTAGTAGTGGAAACAGTAGTCGCCTGTATGCTTTCATACCTTCCAAGTATGCATTACCTGAAGTTTTATCCTATATTATTTAGATG GTGGTGTTACTCCATCCCCTTCGCACTCTTTATATTCCTTTTTGACGAGTTTAGGAAGTGGAGAATACGAAGCAACCCAGATGGCTGGTATCGAAAGgaaacttattattaa